The following are from one region of the Qipengyuania flava genome:
- a CDS encoding MFS transporter — protein MLTSTHLLSRRRFLPLFVTQLFNAFNDNLYKTTMVLFVVYAVYSDPATEASFSGLASGLFILPFFILSALAGQLADMRDKAKIIRTVKLCEIGLMIIGATGLYMAWQGIMVNTVAIPLLLLALFLTGVQSTFLGPIKYAILPQHLKKDEVLAGTGLVEAGTYIAILAGTILAGPLAVDYTGWAAIGIIVTACIGYLVSRQVPPAPPMGEVEKLDWHILRASVKLVRDTMHNAEVYYAILAISFFWTIGAVLFIQFPPLAKNTIMASPEVASLFLVVFSIGVAIGSVAVNALLKGKVSARYSPVSVIVMGLFVVAFYVVAKIWESDQPDTLLGVTEFLAWPMATVLLLCLLGISVAGGMFVVPLYAFLTTRVSPDKASRTIAANNIVNSGAMVGGSLVAMALSAAGVPITEQVLLCAAMCLFSAWLGKRLIAAEKEAAEQAAAAGA, from the coding sequence ATGCTTACATCCACGCATCTGCTCAGCCGCAGGCGTTTCCTGCCGCTGTTCGTCACGCAGCTTTTCAACGCCTTCAACGACAATCTCTACAAGACCACCATGGTCCTGTTCGTCGTCTACGCGGTGTACAGCGACCCGGCGACCGAAGCGAGCTTCAGCGGGCTGGCCTCGGGCCTGTTCATCCTGCCGTTCTTCATCCTTTCGGCGCTGGCCGGCCAGCTTGCCGACATGCGCGACAAGGCGAAAATCATCCGCACGGTGAAGCTGTGCGAAATCGGCCTGATGATAATCGGCGCGACCGGGCTCTACATGGCCTGGCAGGGGATCATGGTGAACACGGTGGCGATCCCGCTGCTGCTGCTGGCGCTGTTCCTGACCGGCGTGCAGTCGACCTTCCTCGGCCCGATCAAATACGCGATCCTGCCCCAGCACCTGAAGAAGGACGAAGTGCTGGCCGGCACCGGGCTGGTCGAAGCCGGCACCTATATCGCCATCCTTGCCGGGACCATCCTCGCGGGCCCGCTGGCCGTCGACTACACCGGCTGGGCCGCCATCGGGATCATCGTCACGGCGTGCATCGGCTACCTCGTCAGCCGCCAGGTGCCCCCCGCCCCGCCCATGGGCGAGGTCGAAAAGCTCGACTGGCACATTCTGCGCGCCTCGGTGAAGCTGGTGCGCGACACGATGCATAACGCGGAAGTCTATTACGCCATCCTCGCCATCAGCTTCTTCTGGACCATCGGGGCGGTGCTGTTCATCCAGTTCCCGCCGCTGGCCAAGAACACGATCATGGCCAGCCCCGAAGTCGCCAGCCTGTTCCTCGTCGTCTTCTCGATCGGTGTGGCGATTGGCTCGGTGGCCGTGAACGCGCTGCTCAAGGGCAAGGTGTCGGCGCGGTATTCGCCCGTTTCGGTGATCGTGATGGGCCTCTTCGTGGTGGCCTTCTACGTGGTCGCCAAGATCTGGGAATCCGACCAGCCGGACACCCTGCTCGGCGTGACCGAGTTCCTCGCCTGGCCCATGGCGACAGTGCTGCTACTCTGCCTGCTCGGTATTTCGGTGGCGGGCGGCATGTTCGTGGTCCCGCTCTACGCCTTCCTCACCACGCGCGTTTCGCCCGACAAGGCCTCGCGCACCATTGCGGCGAACAACATCGTCAATTCCGGGGCCATGGTAGGCGGCTCGCTCGTCGCCATGGCGCTGAGTGCGGCGGGTGTGCCGATTACCGAACAGGTCCTGCTGTGCGCGGCGATGTGCCTGTTTTCGGCATGGCTGGGCAAGCGCCTGATCGCGGCCGAGAAAGAGGCGGCCGAACAGGCCGCCGCGGCAGGCGCGTAA
- the pgsA gene encoding CDP-diacylglycerol--glycerol-3-phosphate 3-phosphatidyltransferase gives MLTLPNILTLTRIFAIPLLAYFLWWPGWETGYLLAFALYCAMGITDYFDGYLARTSGTVSKLGIFLDPIADKIMVASVILVLAAQGVLRGPYVGDAHVVAGLIILAREIAVSGLREFLGPLQVSVPVSKLAKWKTTFQMVSLGSLIGGQGLPGWTVMIGTVEANVPHTVGLATLWAAAVLTVITGWDYLRVGLKHMD, from the coding sequence ATGCTGACGCTGCCCAACATACTGACGCTGACGCGCATTTTCGCGATTCCCTTGCTCGCCTATTTCCTGTGGTGGCCGGGTTGGGAGACGGGCTATCTGCTCGCCTTCGCGCTCTACTGCGCGATGGGCATCACCGACTATTTCGACGGCTACCTCGCCCGCACCAGCGGTACGGTCTCGAAGCTCGGCATTTTCCTCGATCCCATTGCCGACAAGATCATGGTCGCCTCCGTCATCCTCGTGCTGGCGGCGCAGGGCGTGCTGCGCGGGCCCTATGTGGGCGATGCCCATGTGGTGGCCGGGCTCATCATTCTTGCGCGTGAGATTGCCGTTTCGGGCCTGCGCGAATTTCTCGGCCCGCTCCAGGTGTCGGTGCCCGTGTCGAAGCTCGCGAAATGGAAGACGACCTTCCAGATGGTCTCGCTGGGCTCGCTGATCGGCGGCCAGGGACTTCCGGGCTGGACGGTCATGATCGGCACGGTGGAAGCGAATGTGCCGCACACGGTCGGGCTTGCCACGCTCTGGGCAGCGGCGGTGCTGACGGTGATTACCGGATGGGATTACCTGAGGGTCGGTCTCAAGCACATGGATTAG
- a CDS encoding oligosaccharide flippase family protein produces the protein MSDPSGKKTGDVYRGAALAVALTWSLRAIGLVSVFILARLLTPADFGVVGLAMTVVALVETFSLLGLRQTLLRMEAPTRDYYDTAWTIQFIIFAVLALVLLAIAEPAAAFYQEPRVEPVIHALSLRYVMLGLTNIGVVEFDREMDFGRDLKMRASARIVSFIVTVGLALTLRSYWALVAGMIVQSLALTALSYVMQPFRPRFSLARRAEMLAVSLWIFVGTAAQIVYSQVERIAVGRTAETGAVGAFAVSKDVSNILTQEIATALNRVTFVQTARSGDFKQQGERIARSLGGYAMMAAPMGFGLAAVAASFIAVFLGDQWGAAVTLVMPIATASALMAVYKLIASSLQAGGFERTSGIMSLSGLAVLVLAVARTAQQSGSPLAIAMVGLAVTFGLLVAGIFVIAWRSRSSAWRYLAAVARPFLAGAAMFALLQRLPGLSPTPLFELAWRGPLGAVIYFAVLGLLWLASGRPNSAEAELGRFVKRRLTRA, from the coding sequence GTGAGCGACCCTTCCGGAAAGAAGACCGGCGACGTGTACCGCGGCGCGGCCTTGGCCGTAGCCCTTACATGGAGCCTTCGCGCCATCGGGCTGGTTTCGGTCTTCATCCTCGCCCGGCTTCTTACACCGGCGGATTTCGGCGTTGTCGGGCTGGCGATGACGGTGGTCGCGCTGGTCGAGACTTTCTCGTTGCTCGGCCTGCGGCAGACACTGCTGCGCATGGAAGCGCCCACGCGGGACTATTACGACACCGCGTGGACGATCCAGTTCATCATCTTCGCCGTGCTCGCCCTGGTGCTTCTCGCCATCGCCGAACCTGCTGCGGCATTCTATCAGGAACCGCGGGTCGAGCCTGTCATCCATGCCCTGTCGCTGCGCTACGTCATGCTCGGCCTGACCAATATCGGCGTGGTCGAATTCGACCGAGAGATGGACTTCGGACGTGATCTCAAGATGCGGGCGAGCGCGCGTATCGTTTCCTTTATCGTAACGGTGGGCCTCGCGCTGACGCTACGCAGCTACTGGGCGCTGGTTGCCGGGATGATCGTCCAGTCACTGGCGCTCACCGCGCTCTCCTATGTCATGCAGCCCTTTCGCCCCCGCTTCTCGCTCGCACGGCGTGCGGAGATGCTGGCCGTTTCCTTGTGGATCTTCGTCGGCACCGCCGCGCAGATCGTCTATTCGCAGGTCGAACGCATCGCAGTCGGCCGCACAGCCGAAACGGGCGCTGTTGGTGCCTTTGCGGTGAGCAAGGACGTTTCGAACATCCTCACGCAGGAAATCGCGACCGCGCTCAACCGGGTAACTTTCGTGCAGACGGCCCGCAGCGGCGACTTCAAACAGCAAGGCGAGCGCATTGCCCGATCGCTTGGCGGCTACGCCATGATGGCAGCGCCGATGGGGTTCGGCCTCGCGGCGGTCGCAGCCAGCTTCATCGCAGTTTTCCTCGGCGATCAGTGGGGGGCGGCGGTCACGCTGGTGATGCCGATCGCCACGGCGAGCGCGCTGATGGCCGTCTACAAGCTGATCGCGTCCTCGCTTCAAGCCGGGGGCTTCGAGCGGACATCGGGGATAATGAGCCTTTCGGGGCTGGCCGTCCTCGTCCTGGCGGTTGCTCGCACAGCGCAGCAATCGGGCTCGCCCCTTGCCATTGCGATGGTAGGCCTCGCGGTCACCTTTGGGCTGCTCGTCGCCGGGATCTTCGTGATAGCCTGGCGCTCGCGGAGCTCTGCCTGGCGGTACTTGGCAGCCGTTGCGCGGCCCTTCCTCGCCGGCGCAGCCATGTTTGCCCTCTTGCAGCGATTGCCGGGGCTCTCGCCCACACCCCTCTTCGAGCTTGCCTGGCGCGGCCCGCTCGGCGCTGTGATCTATTTTGCCGTGCTGGGCCTGCTCTGGCTGGCCAGCGGCAGGCCGAACTCCGCAGAGGCGGAACTGGGCCGTTTCGTAAAGCGGCGCCTGACGCGCGCCTAA
- a CDS encoding ATP-grasp domain-containing protein, producing the protein MAWVERIKALIEQHGFSLLVPTSDASIAQLAAHRADLGEHRVAAPSDATLEILVDKGATREAARKLGVPTASGRLSSAPHDADQLAHELGLPLIVKSPRSYSLGEASQKTGVALVESREEIADALSGRETALVEGFLPGFCRGVSVLAKDGEVLQAFQHKRLRQEHATGPSSWRVSEDLDPALLEASRRIVAHSGLTGVAMFEYRCNDETGEFALLEVNPRFWGSMQLAADAGADYPALLHDMLIEGQVPGKRFDFPSGLQKRSVWGEFDALSQAFETAGGGLERIAFMRRLTQFLGALAKREGFDSYAKDDPEPFERERAQVLGRFRSRITNNAPIGGRTTSRDR; encoded by the coding sequence ATGGCCTGGGTCGAGCGCATCAAGGCGCTTATCGAGCAGCACGGCTTCTCCCTTCTCGTACCGACCAGCGACGCCTCGATCGCGCAACTGGCGGCCCACCGCGCCGATTTGGGCGAACATCGGGTGGCGGCGCCGAGCGACGCCACGCTGGAGATCCTGGTCGACAAGGGCGCCACACGCGAGGCGGCGCGTAAGTTGGGCGTGCCCACCGCGTCCGGTCGCCTGTCGAGCGCCCCGCATGACGCGGATCAGCTCGCACACGAACTGGGGCTTCCGCTGATCGTGAAATCGCCACGCTCCTATTCGCTCGGCGAAGCCAGCCAGAAAACCGGCGTTGCGCTGGTTGAGAGCCGCGAGGAGATCGCCGATGCACTTTCCGGCCGGGAGACCGCGCTCGTAGAAGGATTCCTGCCCGGTTTTTGCCGCGGCGTATCGGTGCTCGCCAAGGACGGAGAAGTCCTGCAAGCTTTCCAGCACAAGCGCCTTCGCCAGGAACACGCGACAGGCCCGAGCAGCTGGCGTGTTTCGGAAGACCTCGACCCCGCCCTGCTGGAGGCGTCACGCAGAATCGTCGCACACTCAGGCCTCACCGGGGTCGCGATGTTCGAATACCGCTGCAACGACGAGACCGGCGAGTTTGCGCTGCTCGAAGTGAACCCGCGGTTCTGGGGCTCCATGCAACTCGCCGCCGATGCAGGTGCGGACTATCCGGCGCTCCTCCATGACATGCTGATCGAAGGGCAGGTGCCCGGGAAGCGCTTCGATTTTCCGTCAGGCCTGCAAAAGCGCTCTGTCTGGGGAGAATTTGACGCGCTATCGCAGGCATTCGAAACCGCCGGCGGGGGGCTTGAGAGAATCGCCTTCATGAGGCGGCTCACGCAATTCCTAGGTGCGCTGGCCAAGCGCGAAGGGTTCGACAGCTACGCAAAGGACGATCCGGAGCCCTTCGAGCGCGAGCGAGCGCAGGTTCTCGGGCGCTTCCGCTCGCGTATTACCAACAATGCCCCGATCGGCGGGCGAACGACGAGCCGCGACCGGTGA
- a CDS encoding SMP-30/gluconolactonase/LRE family protein, producing the protein MRALAALASLTLAACSAPGDEAAVVLYDRGYALETVLETADGITSPDGLLWHEGSLYIADEGGSAIRKWDGRQLTTLADASSGLMSPEDLRIASDGQLYFTDDSAGGLWRVLQAGGAERVAAGAILAGSEGIAVDPEGGVEVGSGESERILRVLPTGETEPFQGRRWGVAKPESMVRAADGSLLVADNREDRLIRISSAGAMRELSIPADLSPESIALAGDVLWITDSHNGRLYRMERDQPPETVALFLGDFANINGVAATAEGTIYVSIQSDLDAGEGYIVRLVPGSVAGASSP; encoded by the coding sequence ATGAGAGCTCTTGCTGCCCTCGCCTCCCTCACGCTTGCCGCTTGCTCTGCGCCGGGCGACGAAGCCGCCGTGGTCCTTTACGACCGGGGCTACGCGCTGGAGACCGTGCTCGAAACCGCGGATGGCATCACCTCGCCCGATGGCCTTCTGTGGCATGAGGGGAGCCTCTACATCGCAGACGAAGGCGGCTCCGCCATCCGCAAATGGGACGGGCGGCAGCTCACCACCCTGGCTGATGCCTCCTCCGGGCTCATGTCGCCCGAAGACTTGCGGATAGCGAGCGACGGGCAGCTTTATTTCACCGACGACAGCGCAGGCGGGCTGTGGCGTGTGTTGCAGGCCGGCGGAGCGGAGCGCGTTGCCGCTGGCGCGATCCTTGCCGGTAGCGAGGGAATTGCAGTTGATCCCGAGGGCGGCGTCGAGGTCGGAAGCGGCGAATCCGAGCGCATCCTCCGTGTTCTGCCAACAGGTGAGACCGAACCGTTCCAAGGCCGCCGCTGGGGCGTTGCCAAGCCGGAAAGCATGGTTCGCGCTGCGGATGGATCGCTGCTGGTGGCCGATAACCGGGAAGATCGCCTAATCCGAATTTCCAGCGCGGGCGCGATGCGCGAACTTTCCATCCCTGCGGACCTTTCGCCTGAGTCGATCGCGCTTGCCGGCGACGTCCTGTGGATCACCGACAGCCACAATGGCCGGCTCTACCGGATGGAGCGCGACCAGCCCCCGGAAACCGTGGCGCTGTTCCTTGGCGACTTCGCCAACATCAACGGTGTCGCCGCGACTGCTGAAGGAACGATCTACGTCTCGATCCAGTCCGATCTCGACGCTGGTGAAGGCTATATCGTCCGGCTCGTTCCCGGTTCTGTGGCAGGGGCCTCGAGCCCGTGA
- a CDS encoding phosphatase PAP2 family protein: MVSTLDITLFEAANQLAGRSFTLDALMALAMENPVIKGGPLAACFLFAWWHRADDKTQARRRATLLVTLATLFLIAPLMKVVSTATDMSPRPLVMAEQVVMYEDGALHVQPRVAYTPPATGLAARLAADARAGRVANNDLASFPSDHAALFVAFAVGIFLATRSAGIFALGWTFLGILLPRVATGMHWPSDMAAGALAGLVILAVTVLVARGPARGLVDRVAALADRHRGWAQAALFLLLVEAASAMETLQRLVELVIGILTR, translated from the coding sequence ATGGTCTCAACGCTCGACATCACGCTCTTTGAAGCGGCCAACCAATTGGCTGGCCGGAGCTTCACGCTCGATGCGTTGATGGCGCTCGCGATGGAAAACCCTGTGATCAAGGGCGGGCCGCTTGCAGCCTGTTTCCTCTTTGCATGGTGGCACCGCGCCGATGACAAGACTCAGGCGCGCCGCCGCGCCACCTTGCTGGTGACGCTGGCCACTCTCTTCCTGATCGCGCCGCTCATGAAAGTCGTTTCGACCGCGACCGACATGTCACCCCGTCCGCTGGTCATGGCGGAGCAGGTCGTGATGTACGAAGACGGCGCGCTTCATGTTCAACCGCGCGTGGCGTACACGCCGCCCGCTACAGGCCTCGCAGCCCGTCTGGCGGCCGATGCGCGCGCGGGCCGCGTTGCGAATAACGATCTTGCCTCCTTCCCGAGCGACCACGCCGCCCTGTTCGTCGCCTTCGCGGTGGGCATTTTCCTCGCCACGCGCTCGGCCGGCATCTTCGCGCTGGGCTGGACTTTTCTAGGCATCCTGCTTCCCCGCGTGGCGACCGGAATGCACTGGCCAAGCGACATGGCCGCCGGCGCTCTGGCCGGACTTGTCATCCTGGCCGTGACGGTCCTTGTCGCGCGCGGGCCCGCCAGAGGGCTTGTCGATCGGGTCGCTGCTCTTGCAGACCGGCACAGAGGATGGGCCCAGGCTGCCCTGTTCCTCCTCCTCGTCGAAGCGGCGAGCGCCATGGAAACCCTCCAGCGCCTGGTCGAACTCGTTATCGGGATACTTACGCGATGA